Proteins encoded within one genomic window of Halobacteroides halobius DSM 5150:
- a CDS encoding prepilin-type N-terminal cleavage/methylation domain-containing protein encodes MKNYNQGFTLVELLVVLVMISIVSIIIIDIHSIGWKFYQFNYQQVNLQQQARLIISQLEEQIRQADKLRIKSDFELIIKQGKQKYIRYYFNSKQETVYYQVIDGLGAWPGSRWDNIDKLSIAFEEVKEIKFKQSANQVIIIDLILANQNQSYKLSNHQVYPRYYKMEGTK; translated from the coding sequence ATGAAGAATTATAATCAAGGCTTTACTTTAGTTGAGCTATTAGTTGTGTTAGTTATGATTAGTATAGTTAGTATTATTATCATTGATATTCATTCAATTGGTTGGAAGTTTTATCAGTTTAATTACCAACAAGTTAACTTACAGCAACAAGCTAGATTGATTATTAGTCAGCTAGAAGAACAAATTAGACAAGCTGATAAACTAAGGATTAAAAGTGATTTTGAATTAATAATTAAACAAGGTAAGCAAAAATATATTAGATATTATTTTAACTCCAAACAAGAAACAGTTTATTATCAGGTTATAGATGGTTTAGGAGCTTGGCCCGGTAGTAGGTGGGATAATATAGATAAGTTGTCCATTGCTTTTGAAGAAGTAAAGGAGATTAAATTTAAACAATCAGCTAACCAAGTGATAATCATAGATTTAATTTTAGCTAATCAAAACCAAAGTTATAAGCTTAGTAACCACCAAGTTTATCCTAGATATTATAAAATGGAAGGGACTAAATAA
- a CDS encoding type IV pilus modification PilV family protein → MLLKQEEGMTLVEVMVGLVILSSALLPIMGFLVKQTKVIQQVKYRTKALHLGQQAIEGLKATKFSNLELKATQYTGIISQGIKFKRKVIILPYQGERDIKKIKVKILWENKQSLELVTLLSRR, encoded by the coding sequence ATGTTACTAAAGCAAGAAGAAGGAATGACTTTAGTTGAAGTGATGGTGGGGCTAGTTATCCTCTCTAGTGCTCTACTCCCAATTATGGGCTTTTTAGTTAAGCAAACTAAGGTTATTCAGCAAGTAAAATACCGAACTAAGGCATTACACTTGGGCCAACAGGCTATAGAAGGACTTAAAGCGACTAAATTCAGCAATTTAGAGTTAAAGGCTACCCAATATACAGGAATTATCTCCCAGGGAATAAAGTTTAAAAGAAAAGTCATTATACTTCCTTATCAAGGTGAGCGTGATATTAAAAAGATAAAGGTTAAAATTTTATGGGAAAATAAGCAAAGCTTAGAGCTTGTAACTTTGCTTTCAAGAAGATGA
- a CDS encoding prepilin peptidase, with product MLALIFLSGLIVGSFLNVLIYRLPQGEGVAVSRSYCPKCKTKLAALDLVPVLSYLLLRGRCRYCNTKVSRQYPLVELVTGGLVVGLFQQYHLSSQFMTYSLLVALLIVASVIDFKLMIIPNKITYLGIISGLLASVVFNHISVRASLLGLLIPAGLLLIIALVGGMGLGDVKLVAMIGSFIGLRDTLVGIFFGSLIGSILGVGLISLGIKNRKSRIPFGPFIAIGTILVLLFREPIINFYFQLY from the coding sequence ATGTTAGCATTAATCTTTTTATCAGGTCTGATAGTAGGTAGTTTTTTAAATGTTTTAATTTATCGTCTACCTCAAGGTGAAGGGGTAGCTGTTTCCCGATCTTATTGTCCAAAGTGTAAAACTAAATTAGCTGCACTGGATTTGGTGCCGGTGCTAAGTTATTTATTATTGAGAGGTAGATGTCGTTATTGTAATACAAAGGTTTCAAGGCAGTATCCACTAGTTGAGTTAGTAACTGGGGGGCTAGTAGTTGGTCTTTTCCAGCAATATCATTTAAGTAGTCAATTTATGACTTATAGTTTGTTAGTTGCTTTACTAATTGTGGCTAGTGTGATTGATTTTAAGTTAATGATTATCCCCAATAAAATAACTTACTTAGGGATTATATCTGGTTTATTAGCTAGTGTAGTATTTAATCATATTTCTGTTAGAGCTTCATTACTGGGACTTTTAATTCCGGCTGGTTTACTATTAATTATTGCTTTAGTTGGTGGAATGGGACTAGGAGATGTTAAATTAGTAGCTATGATTGGTTCATTTATTGGCCTTAGAGATACCTTAGTAGGTATCTTTTTTGGTTCTTTGATAGGCTCAATTCTAGGAGTAGGATTAATAAGTTTAGGGATTAAAAATCGGAAAAGTAGGATTCCTTTTGGCCCATTTATTGCTATTGGGACTATACTGGTTTTGTTGTTTCGAGAGCCTATTATTAATTTTTATTTTCAATTATACTAA
- a CDS encoding type II secretion system protein, producing MFKKTRRESGFTLIELMVVIAVIGILAGIAIPKLSGVLGKARDTQIKAAASTIRSGMEMYYVSHGKYPSTTDVADYAALDDTLTTVSLPDIKPDIKSDSFTYTVDNDGNSKGYLIEIESGNTDTTFYIGEKGFGTKESAATKL from the coding sequence ATGTTTAAAAAAACAAGAAGAGAGTCAGGATTTACATTAATTGAATTAATGGTTGTAATTGCTGTGATTGGGATTTTAGCAGGGATTGCTATTCCTAAATTAAGTGGTGTATTAGGGAAAGCTAGAGATACTCAAATAAAAGCAGCAGCAAGTACAATTAGAAGTGGGATGGAGATGTATTATGTATCACATGGGAAATATCCATCAACTACAGATGTAGCTGATTATGCTGCTTTAGATGATACATTAACGACAGTTAGTTTACCAGATATTAAACCAGATATTAAATCTGATTCTTTTACTTATACTGTTGATAATGATGGAAACAGTAAAGGTTATTTAATAGAAATTGAAAGTGGTAATACAGATACTACCTTTTATATTGGAGAAAAAGGTTTTGGAACAAAAGAAAGTGCTGCAACTAAGCTCTAA
- a CDS encoding type II secretion system F family protein, with the protein MRKVNLRGCFITPRFDYKARDQVGNLVDGVIEARNKDSAVDQLREQGYYLTRIEEKSERKNLGKIFKQWRRVKLKDLSIFCRQFATMINSGLSLVRTLGVLKEQTPNPKLKEAVSSIKEEVEKGTALSEALVEQEDIFSKLFISMVRVGETGGVLDNTLEEMANYFEREREIQQKVTSALVYPAVITLISVNVVVFLVTFILPTFVGMFAQFDVRLPLITRALLALSTFLGDYWYVVILAILISGLVARRYYQTTEGQRKVDALLLRIPVISNLIIKVSLGRLSKTLGVLLESGVSILEGLDVVSNVVTNQVITDKIIEARENISQGQSMVTPLEKSTIFPQMFLQMIELGEETGTLAQMLNKVADFYDREVEYTIEQVVSLLEPVLILLLGLVVGGIVTSVMMPLFNLMQGI; encoded by the coding sequence ATTAGAAAAGTTAATTTAAGGGGGTGCTTTATTACGCCTCGTTTTGATTATAAAGCAAGAGATCAAGTTGGTAATTTAGTAGATGGGGTTATTGAGGCTAGAAATAAAGATAGTGCAGTTGATCAATTAAGAGAGCAAGGTTATTATTTAACTAGAATTGAAGAAAAATCTGAAAGAAAGAATTTAGGAAAAATCTTTAAGCAATGGAGAAGAGTAAAGCTAAAAGATTTAAGTATTTTTTGTCGTCAGTTTGCAACAATGATAAATTCAGGTTTATCTTTAGTTAGGACTTTAGGAGTATTAAAAGAACAGACCCCTAATCCTAAATTAAAAGAAGCAGTTAGTTCAATTAAAGAAGAGGTAGAGAAGGGAACTGCATTATCAGAGGCTTTAGTTGAGCAAGAGGATATTTTTTCTAAATTATTTATTAGTATGGTAAGAGTAGGTGAAACAGGTGGGGTATTAGATAATACTTTAGAAGAAATGGCTAATTACTTTGAACGAGAGCGAGAGATTCAACAGAAGGTGACTTCTGCTTTAGTTTATCCGGCTGTAATTACTTTAATTTCAGTCAATGTAGTTGTCTTTTTAGTAACATTTATTTTACCTACTTTTGTAGGTATGTTCGCTCAGTTTGATGTTAGGTTACCATTAATTACTCGTGCTTTATTAGCTTTAAGTACTTTTTTAGGAGATTATTGGTATGTAGTTATATTAGCTATATTGATTAGTGGATTAGTAGCTAGACGTTATTATCAAACAACTGAGGGCCAAAGAAAGGTAGATGCTCTATTATTGAGAATACCTGTGATTAGTAATTTGATTATTAAAGTCTCCCTTGGTAGATTAAGTAAAACTTTAGGTGTTTTATTAGAGAGTGGTGTTTCTATTTTAGAGGGGTTAGATGTAGTAAGTAATGTAGTAACTAATCAGGTAATTACAGATAAGATTATTGAAGCTAGAGAAAATATTAGTCAAGGCCAAAGTATGGTAACTCCTTTAGAAAAGAGTACTATATTTCCTCAGATGTTTTTACAGATGATTGAGTTAGGAGAAGAGACAGGAACCTTGGCCCAGATGTTAAATAAGGTAGCTGATTTTTATGATCGTGAGGTAGAATATACAATTGAGCAGGTTGTATCTTTACTTGAGCCAGTATTAATTTTGTTATTGGGTTTAGTAGTAGGAGGAATTGTTACGTCAGTGATGATGCCTTTATTTAATTTGATGCAAGGAATTTAA
- a CDS encoding type IV pilus twitching motility protein PilT, giving the protein MKLENLLTEGIRLGASDIHLTMGTEPMVRVNGRLQKMNDKIVNKDKINNLVDELLEDRRNQFEADKELDFAYQWDGYRFRVNAFYQRNNPALVLRIIPNQIDDLDSLGLPEKLKKLAVEPRGLFLVTGPTGSGKSTTLAAMINLVNQNYSKHIITLEDPIEYIHQHKKSLVNQREVGRDTIDFASGLKAALRQDPDIILVGEMRDLETISTAITAAETGHLVLATLHTNNAAETIDRIINVFPPYQQEQIRTQLSMNLKGVLAQQLLPTVDGLERKVATELLLVNSAVKNLIREGKNHQLDSVMQTSKHEGMHTMDYSLRDLYLQGKISHQVALEQANDRQTLEKLI; this is encoded by the coding sequence GTGAAATTAGAGAATTTATTAACTGAAGGGATTAGGTTAGGAGCTTCAGATATTCATTTGACTATGGGGACAGAACCTATGGTCAGAGTTAATGGTAGATTGCAAAAGATGAATGACAAAATTGTAAATAAAGATAAAATTAATAATTTAGTAGATGAATTATTAGAGGATAGAAGGAATCAATTTGAAGCAGATAAAGAATTAGACTTTGCTTATCAGTGGGATGGATATAGATTTAGAGTTAATGCTTTTTATCAAAGAAATAATCCAGCTTTAGTATTACGAATTATTCCTAATCAGATTGATGATTTGGATAGCTTAGGTTTGCCAGAAAAGTTAAAGAAATTAGCTGTAGAACCGAGAGGACTTTTTTTGGTTACTGGGCCAACTGGTAGTGGAAAGTCAACTACTTTAGCTGCTATGATTAATTTAGTTAATCAAAATTATAGTAAGCATATTATTACTTTAGAGGATCCAATTGAATATATACACCAACATAAAAAAAGTCTAGTTAATCAACGTGAAGTAGGCAGGGATACTATTGATTTTGCTAGTGGTCTTAAGGCTGCTTTAAGGCAAGACCCTGATATCATTTTAGTTGGTGAAATGAGGGATTTAGAAACTATTTCAACTGCTATTACTGCTGCAGAGACTGGTCATTTAGTATTAGCAACCTTACATACTAATAATGCTGCTGAGACTATTGATCGTATTATTAATGTGTTTCCACCTTATCAACAGGAACAAATTAGAACACAGTTATCTATGAATTTAAAAGGAGTATTAGCCCAACAATTATTACCTACAGTTGATGGATTAGAACGAAAAGTAGCTACTGAACTATTATTAGTAAATTCTGCAGTTAAAAATTTAATTCGTGAGGGAAAGAATCATCAATTAGATTCAGTAATGCAAACAAGTAAACATGAGGGTATGCATACTATGGATTATTCTTTACGAGATTTATATTTACAAGGAAAAATTAGTCATCAAGTTGCATTAGAACAAGCAAATGATCGTCAGACATTAGAAAAGTTAATTTAA